The Chitinophagales bacterium genome includes a region encoding these proteins:
- a CDS encoding T9SS type A sorting domain-containing protein: MRNFSILYIVSVFFIQFSYIHHAKAQTLGLGQWDEMLPYRNALSVTASPNKIYCATLLSMYSIDKNDNSLERYTKINGLSDIETRVIAFDSIHNLLLICYQNSNIDIMQNGAVINISDIQRKSITGDKTIYSIFIYGDFAYLSCGFGIVVVDLLKHEIKDTYYIGSTGNSLQVNSVTSDGNYLYAATISGILRGALNDPNLANYSDWHSYTPAEGIHTGNYIDASFFNGNVYAAKGDSVFELNDLGWIPFFVRPGSSIKKLESNTNSLLICQTGGGKAQVSILHTTGLIDSIASPQPYQAISDRGIVWIADLYAGLEKFPSNFLETIYPDGPWTSNVFDMAVNSSNHNVYIASGGYNPSFGFTFNATGFFTRVDGTWNHYDAFNTPGFIDTFDIVCTAINPQNNLVYFGSWWRGIAEFDDQKGITNQFDMSNSTLEGTNGDLARVKVAGIAFDVQGNMWCSNLGALDPISVRKKDGTWLRFKPPFPLIQQWITQISFDQFGHVWFILPRLGVMVYDPGNSLDDPNDDQYRLITVGAGSGNLQTSNVNCIATDQDGNIWVGTNEGVSIFYCPGDVFSESGCEGQQIVITAEDGYNGYLLGTENVKKIVVDGANRKWFATDNGLWLFSADGTQQLQHFTADNSPLFINFIDALSIDNSTGDIYIGTEKGLMVYRGDATLNPSGSCSPTIFPNPVRENYSGPIAISGVSNNAEVRITDIAGNLIFRTKANGGQIIWNGNNYRGQRAESGVYLVLISNEDGSISCIGKLLMMR, encoded by the coding sequence ATGAGAAATTTTTCCATTCTGTATATAGTATCTGTATTCTTTATTCAGTTTTCTTATATACATCATGCTAAGGCACAGACACTAGGGCTGGGACAATGGGATGAAATGCTTCCATATAGAAATGCATTAAGCGTTACAGCGTCTCCAAATAAGATTTATTGCGCCACCTTGCTATCGATGTACTCTATTGATAAGAATGACAATTCACTGGAGCGCTATACTAAAATCAATGGCCTTTCTGATATTGAAACCCGGGTTATCGCCTTCGATTCAATTCATAATCTGCTGCTTATTTGCTATCAAAACAGCAACATTGATATTATGCAAAATGGAGCCGTGATCAATATTTCCGATATACAGCGCAAGAGTATAACCGGTGATAAAACGATATACAGCATTTTTATCTATGGCGATTTTGCCTATCTCAGCTGCGGCTTTGGTATTGTGGTGGTTGACCTTCTTAAACATGAGATAAAAGATACCTACTATATTGGCTCCACAGGTAATTCATTGCAGGTAAACAGTGTTACCTCAGATGGAAATTATTTGTACGCTGCTACCATTTCCGGAATATTGCGGGGTGCACTTAATGACCCTAATCTTGCCAACTACAGTGATTGGCATAGCTATACTCCGGCTGAGGGAATTCATACAGGAAATTATATTGATGCCTCCTTTTTTAATGGTAACGTTTACGCTGCCAAAGGAGATTCCGTTTTTGAATTGAATGACTTAGGCTGGATTCCATTTTTTGTACGCCCTGGCAGCAGCATAAAAAAGCTTGAATCGAATACAAATTCTTTGTTAATCTGTCAAACGGGAGGTGGAAAAGCCCAGGTTTCAATTTTGCACACCACCGGTTTAATAGATTCCATAGCTTCACCCCAACCCTACCAGGCAATTTCAGACAGAGGCATTGTCTGGATTGCAGATCTGTATGCCGGACTGGAGAAGTTCCCCAGCAATTTTTTAGAAACAATTTATCCTGACGGACCGTGGACTTCGAATGTGTTCGATATGGCAGTAAACAGCTCTAACCACAATGTTTACATTGCTTCTGGTGGGTATAATCCTTCATTCGGTTTTACTTTTAATGCAACCGGATTTTTCACCAGGGTAGATGGCACATGGAATCACTATGATGCTTTTAATACGCCTGGATTTATAGACACTTTCGATATTGTTTGTACTGCTATAAATCCTCAGAATAACCTTGTATACTTTGGAAGTTGGTGGAGAGGTATTGCCGAATTTGACGATCAAAAAGGGATTACGAATCAGTTTGATATGAGCAACAGCACTCTTGAGGGAACGAACGGTGATCTTGCACGTGTTAAAGTTGCAGGTATTGCTTTTGATGTCCAGGGAAATATGTGGTGCTCGAATCTTGGTGCTTTAGATCCCATTTCGGTTCGCAAAAAAGATGGAACCTGGTTGCGGTTTAAACCACCTTTTCCTCTGATTCAGCAGTGGATTACCCAGATTTCCTTTGACCAGTTCGGACATGTATGGTTTATTTTGCCTCGCCTTGGAGTTATGGTATATGATCCGGGAAACAGCCTCGACGATCCAAACGATGATCAGTACAGACTTATAACCGTGGGAGCCGGATCCGGGAACTTACAAACTTCAAATGTCAACTGCATTGCTACTGATCAGGATGGAAATATTTGGGTAGGAACAAATGAAGGAGTATCCATTTTTTACTGCCCTGGTGATGTTTTTTCAGAATCAGGGTGTGAAGGGCAACAGATTGTAATTACTGCGGAAGATGGATACAATGGTTATCTGCTGGGTACAGAAAATGTCAAAAAAATTGTTGTGGATGGTGCGAACCGGAAATGGTTTGCCACCGATAATGGACTCTGGCTATTTTCGGCTGATGGTACGCAGCAGCTTCAGCATTTCACGGCTGATAACAGTCCTCTTTTTATAAATTTTATAGATGCGCTGAGCATCGACAATTCAACCGGGGACATTTATATTGGAACAGAAAAGGGATTAATGGTCTATCGTGGTGATGCTACCCTTAATCCTTCGGGCAGCTGTTCACCAACTATTTTCCCTAATCCCGTGCGCGAAAATTATTCCGGGCCTATTGCTATTAGCGGCGTTTCCAATAATGCTGAAGTGAGGATTACGGATATAGCCGGCAATCTGATTTTTCGAACCAAAGCTAATGGCGGCCAGATAATATGGAACGGAAATAACTATCGTGGTCAACGGGCGGAAAGCGGCGTTTACCTTGTGCTGATTTCAAATGAAGATGGAAGCATTTCCTGTATAGGAAAATTGCTGATGATGAGATAA
- a CDS encoding RecX family transcriptional regulator — translation MVSKNKTLTHAQVVERMRKYCAYQERSHQEVRHKLLELGERGNELENSITILIEEGFLDEERFARAFARGKFRMKNWGRNKIVNELKRRAISGYCINKAMTELNKDEYEATLRKLAEKKAASFKDLNIFTCKKKLSDFLIRKGYEPEQAWKAANSIYKK, via the coding sequence ATGGTTTCAAAAAATAAAACCTTAACTCATGCGCAGGTGGTGGAGCGGATGAGAAAATATTGCGCCTACCAGGAGCGCAGTCACCAGGAGGTTCGACACAAATTATTAGAACTCGGTGAAAGAGGCAATGAATTGGAAAACAGCATTACAATCCTGATAGAAGAAGGATTTCTTGATGAAGAACGTTTTGCCAGGGCATTTGCGCGTGGAAAATTCAGAATGAAAAACTGGGGCCGAAATAAAATAGTTAATGAACTTAAACGGCGGGCTATTTCCGGTTACTGCATTAACAAGGCAATGACGGAGCTTAATAAAGATGAGTATGAAGCTACGCTCCGGAAATTAGCCGAGAAAAAGGCAGCGTCATTTAAAGATCTGAACATTTTTACTTGCAAAAAAAAGCTTTCCGATTTTCTGATTCGAAAAGGCTATGAACCGGAACAGGCATGGAAGGCAGCAAATTCAATTTATAAGAAATAA
- a CDS encoding GIY-YIG nuclease family protein: protein MYSIIDIETTGAHAIHNRITEIAILNFDGEKITDQFISFVRPDSHIPFFISYLTGITNDMVNEAPAFEEIAEAIDSFTQNRVLVAHNAHFDYSFLKQAFQRTGKNFQRKTLCTLRLSRKILPGHRKYSLDHLCRSLVIESLPCHRAESDARSALHLFTHLIRCDREGIIASFLKKKQPEIHYPPHLALTQATALPESAGVYFFLDKSGRVLYIGKAKNLRSRIRGHFSGTSSTKAKTLLMNQIHHIQYEVCGTELIAMLRESALIKKHFPPFNTAQKISENNYGAYAYEDGKGYVRFGIKKLKATDRPLASFALLQEARHFLEEKRKQFHLCPKFCGLQQAAGACFDVALNLCGGACSGKESAEVYNQRAVQAKDSLKTESKTFIIVEKGRMETERSVVLVEDGKYLGYGFTSNTTAQEFQVLKENIEHQKDNREVQMILQSYLFKNTGCQIIFPA, encoded by the coding sequence ATGTATTCCATTATTGATATTGAAACTACAGGAGCTCATGCGATACATAATCGCATTACAGAGATAGCTATTTTAAATTTTGATGGAGAAAAAATTACAGACCAGTTTATAAGTTTTGTCCGTCCCGATTCCCACATTCCTTTTTTTATTTCCTACCTCACCGGTATCACCAACGATATGGTGAATGAAGCACCTGCCTTTGAGGAAATAGCAGAAGCTATTGATAGTTTTACTCAAAATCGGGTTTTAGTGGCGCACAATGCGCACTTCGATTATAGCTTCTTAAAGCAGGCATTTCAAAGAACCGGAAAAAATTTTCAGCGAAAAACACTTTGCACCCTCCGCCTCAGCCGCAAGATCTTGCCGGGTCACCGAAAGTATTCGCTTGATCATCTTTGCAGAAGCCTGGTGATTGAATCATTACCGTGCCATCGTGCGGAAAGCGATGCAAGATCTGCATTGCATCTTTTTACACACCTGATACGCTGTGACCGTGAAGGCATTATAGCTTCTTTCCTTAAAAAGAAACAGCCGGAGATACATTATCCCCCACATCTTGCCTTAACCCAGGCAACTGCATTACCAGAATCGGCAGGGGTGTATTTTTTTCTTGATAAATCAGGAAGGGTTTTGTACATAGGCAAAGCAAAAAATTTGCGTAGCCGTATTCGGGGTCATTTTTCAGGGACTTCTTCCACGAAAGCTAAAACTTTGCTTATGAACCAGATTCATCATATCCAATATGAAGTATGCGGAACGGAGCTGATAGCAATGCTGAGAGAATCTGCTCTGATAAAAAAACATTTTCCGCCTTTTAATACTGCCCAGAAAATTTCAGAGAACAATTACGGTGCTTATGCCTATGAAGATGGAAAAGGTTATGTGCGGTTTGGTATTAAAAAGCTAAAAGCAACTGATCGGCCGCTGGCATCATTTGCATTGCTGCAGGAAGCCCGCCATTTTCTTGAAGAAAAAAGGAAACAGTTTCATTTATGCCCAAAGTTCTGCGGGCTGCAGCAAGCTGCCGGTGCCTGCTTTGATGTGGCTTTAAATTTATGCGGCGGTGCCTGTTCGGGAAAAGAAAGTGCGGAAGTGTATAATCAGCGTGCCGTACAGGCGAAGGATTCTCTGAAAACTGAGAGCAAAACTTTCATTATTGTAGAAAAAGGAAGAATGGAGACCGAGCGTTCTGTAGTGCTTGTGGAAGATGGAAAATACCTAGGCTATGGTTTCACAAGCAATACAACTGCACAGGAATTTCAGGTTTTGAAAGAGAATATTGAACATCAAAAAGATAATCGTGAAGTTCAGATGATTCTTCAATCCTACCTGTTTAAAAATACAGGCTGTCAGATAATCTTTCCTGCCTGA
- a CDS encoding amidohydrolase family protein translates to MFYNCHTHIFNAKSVPEDFLGHGLIRLLSKSKFSFYLVFYWKRASHWVVVNLQKIPVVSTVMHSDSYVLEKVSGWLRRSVFTRWLARIFEWFADTPKDFVAKYAYLIEAGREKSQELIFEKLRKIPCYSEDTRFVVLTLNMDHMAAGMPRINYLTQLSFITRLKKKYPQHLLPFLCIDPRSGDEKQLLSFARHYIEDLGYIGIKFYPALGFYPFDPRLKLLYEYAQEKEIPIMTHCTKGGVFYKGELTADHLHPRDLDNKFIDTVFIDTSQLRNRVFKNNFSNPDNYRLVLERFPELKICMAHYGGSDQIMDYLRTKNEKSWYYKIKRMLVEYRNVYTDVSYTLFETHVFKLLKEDILSDEVGDKILFGTDYYMTEQEKNEKDLVSDFRKVLNESLFMKIALRNPEKYLKSAFYYPP, encoded by the coding sequence ATGTTTTACAATTGCCATACCCATATATTTAATGCCAAGAGTGTTCCGGAAGATTTTCTCGGACACGGATTGATCCGATTATTAAGTAAAAGCAAGTTCTCCTTTTATCTTGTTTTTTACTGGAAGAGGGCATCACACTGGGTGGTAGTCAATCTTCAAAAGATTCCGGTAGTAAGTACTGTAATGCATTCAGATTCTTATGTTTTGGAAAAGGTAAGTGGCTGGCTTCGAAGGTCAGTTTTTACCCGTTGGCTTGCCCGTATTTTTGAATGGTTTGCGGATACACCTAAAGATTTCGTTGCAAAATATGCTTATCTTATAGAGGCAGGACGTGAAAAAAGCCAGGAACTCATCTTTGAAAAACTGAGGAAAATTCCGTGTTATTCTGAAGATACCCGCTTCGTGGTGCTTACTCTCAATATGGACCATATGGCTGCGGGAATGCCGCGTATAAATTATCTGACCCAGCTGTCTTTTATTACCCGGCTCAAAAAAAAATATCCTCAGCATCTCTTACCATTTCTTTGCATCGATCCCCGAAGCGGAGATGAAAAGCAACTGCTAAGTTTTGCACGCCACTACATCGAAGATCTAGGCTATATCGGAATAAAGTTTTATCCTGCATTAGGTTTTTACCCCTTTGACCCAAGGCTTAAATTATTATATGAGTATGCCCAGGAAAAGGAAATTCCTATAATGACCCATTGTACAAAAGGGGGCGTTTTTTATAAAGGAGAGCTAACCGCCGACCACCTGCATCCAAGGGATCTGGATAATAAATTTATTGATACCGTATTTATTGATACTTCACAATTAAGAAACCGTGTTTTCAAGAATAATTTTTCCAATCCGGATAATTACCGTCTGGTATTAGAGCGGTTCCCGGAACTGAAGATATGCATGGCTCATTATGGAGGAAGTGATCAGATAATGGATTACTTAAGGACTAAAAATGAAAAATCGTGGTATTATAAAATTAAAAGGATGCTGGTAGAATATAGAAATGTGTACACCGATGTCTCTTATACTCTGTTCGAAACACACGTCTTCAAACTATTGAAAGAGGACATCTTAAGCGATGAGGTTGGTGATAAAATTTTATTTGGCACAGATTACTATATGACCGAACAGGAGAAAAATGAAAAAGATCTGGTTTCTGATTTTCGGAAAGTGCTTAATGAATCGCTCTTTATGAAAATTGCGCTCAGGAACCCGGAAAAATATTTAAAATCAGCGTTCTATTATCCTCCATAG
- a CDS encoding MoxR family ATPase — MKTATADVTNINEKIISESTFIDRLTHETSKVIIGQKEMIERLVLGMLCNGHILLEGVPGLAKTLAIKTLALAVDVKFSRIQFTPDLLPADLIGTMIYNQPKNEFTVKQGPIFSNFILADEINRASAKVQSALLQAMQEHQVTIGEKTFQLPEPFLVLATQNPIEHEGTYPLPEAQVDRFMLKVVITYPTQEEERMIMRQNIANEELKVEPVISRQDMLNARKTVREVYMDEKIEQYILNIIFATRSPENFKLDKMKNLLQYGSSPRGSIHLALASKAFAFINHRGYVIPDDVKNVCLDVLRHRIGLTYEAEAENVTTDEIIKQIINKVEVP; from the coding sequence ATGAAAACTGCAACTGCTGACGTTACAAATATTAATGAGAAAATTATAAGTGAAAGCACTTTTATTGACCGGTTAACACATGAAACCAGTAAGGTGATTATCGGCCAGAAAGAAATGATAGAACGGTTAGTGCTGGGAATGCTTTGCAATGGACACATTTTGCTTGAAGGAGTACCAGGTTTAGCAAAAACACTGGCAATAAAAACGCTTGCCTTAGCGGTAGATGTAAAGTTCAGCCGGATTCAATTTACGCCTGACTTACTGCCAGCTGATTTAATTGGTACAATGATTTATAATCAGCCTAAGAATGAATTTACAGTGAAGCAGGGACCGATCTTCTCCAATTTTATTCTTGCAGATGAAATTAATCGTGCATCGGCAAAAGTGCAAAGCGCATTACTGCAGGCCATGCAGGAGCACCAGGTAACCATTGGTGAAAAGACATTCCAGCTTCCGGAACCGTTTTTAGTTTTAGCCACACAAAATCCTATTGAGCACGAAGGAACCTATCCGTTGCCCGAAGCACAGGTCGATCGTTTTATGCTGAAAGTGGTTATTACCTATCCAACACAGGAAGAAGAGCGTATGATTATGCGGCAGAATATTGCCAATGAGGAACTGAAGGTTGAACCGGTGATCTCCAGGCAGGACATGTTAAATGCAAGGAAAACGGTGCGGGAAGTATATATGGATGAGAAGATAGAACAGTATATCCTTAATATCATTTTTGCAACCCGTTCGCCGGAAAACTTCAAGCTCGACAAGATGAAGAACCTGCTGCAATATGGCAGCTCACCAAGAGGAAGCATTCATCTTGCTCTTGCTTCAAAAGCATTTGCTTTCATAAACCACCGCGGCTATGTAATACCAGACGATGTAAAAAATGTGTGCCTCGATGTTCTCAGGCACCGCATCGGGCTCACTTACGAAGCAGAGGCGGAGAACGTGACCACAGATGAAATCATTAAGCAAATTATAAATAAGGTGGAGGTACCCTGA
- a CDS encoding prohibitin family protein, whose translation MALIIFAILALVVSVALRQSEKTRAIARIVQVVAAVMIIVGIASSSVVQIGAGEVGVQTLFGKVNENILNSGLHVVNPFVIVKRFDVRTENYTMSGMSDEGNKQGDDAIRVLTSDGLELTLDVSVLYRVVAARTPNILRTIGEDYQNVIVRPVTRTKIRDNATYYTAVDLYSNKREEFQQKIFTGIDNDFKARGLELQQLLVRNITLPTSVKESIESKIQAEQEAQKMQFVLQKERQEAERKRIEAQGISDYQKIISQSLTAQQLQYEMIKAYKELALSSNGKVLIMGDTKGGVPIILNENK comes from the coding sequence ATGGCTTTAATAATTTTTGCCATTCTCGCTCTGGTGGTTTCGGTGGCGCTCCGGCAATCAGAAAAAACGAGGGCTATTGCTCGCATAGTACAGGTAGTTGCAGCAGTGATGATAATCGTAGGAATTGCTTCTTCCAGTGTAGTACAGATAGGAGCAGGAGAAGTAGGAGTGCAAACCTTATTCGGCAAGGTAAATGAAAATATTCTTAACAGCGGACTGCATGTAGTAAATCCTTTTGTAATTGTAAAACGATTTGATGTGCGCACTGAGAATTACACCATGTCTGGTATGTCCGATGAAGGTAATAAGCAAGGTGATGATGCCATCCGGGTACTGACGTCCGACGGATTGGAACTGACCCTTGATGTGAGCGTACTTTATCGTGTTGTTGCAGCACGTACCCCAAATATTCTCCGGACGATCGGTGAGGATTATCAAAATGTTATTGTTCGCCCAGTAACCAGGACGAAAATCCGCGACAATGCTACATATTACACCGCTGTGGATTTATATTCAAACAAGCGCGAGGAATTTCAGCAAAAAATTTTCACGGGTATCGATAATGATTTTAAAGCCCGAGGACTCGAGCTTCAGCAATTGCTGGTAAGAAATATTACATTACCTACTTCGGTAAAGGAATCTATAGAATCTAAGATCCAGGCCGAGCAGGAGGCGCAGAAGATGCAATTTGTATTGCAGAAGGAACGGCAGGAAGCGGAACGCAAGCGCATTGAGGCACAGGGTATTTCTGATTACCAGAAGATCATCAGCCAGTCACTTACTGCACAGCAACTTCAATATGAGATGATCAAGGCCTATAAAGAGCTCGCCTTATCAAGTAATGGGAAGGTGCTTATAATGGGAGATACAAAAGGCGGGGTGCCGATCATATTAAATGAAAACAAATAA
- a CDS encoding DUF479 domain-containing protein — translation MNHLAHLYLSRYSERMMVGNFIADAVKGKKYSVFDSEIARGILMHREIDTFTDSHFIVKHSKRLLYKRYGLYSSVIVDIFYDHFLAKNFSYYSPVSLANFSSQCYELLYSYFDQLPSRYQRMLPHMKQENWLIDYGNIEGTQRSLTGMSHRIKYNPGIQHATTELRMYYKIFNEDFHLYFPLLEEHISGWYKKTKKTKDI, via the coding sequence TTGAATCACCTCGCTCATTTATACTTATCCCGTTATTCCGAAAGAATGATGGTAGGGAATTTTATAGCAGATGCGGTGAAGGGCAAAAAATATTCAGTATTTGATTCTGAAATAGCCCGGGGTATTTTAATGCATCGTGAGATCGATACGTTTACGGATTCGCATTTTATTGTAAAACACAGCAAAAGGTTACTGTATAAAAGATATGGTCTGTATTCCTCGGTGATTGTGGACATATTTTACGATCATTTTCTTGCCAAAAATTTTTCTTACTATTCACCTGTTTCTTTAGCAAATTTCTCCTCTCAGTGTTATGAATTATTGTATTCTTATTTTGACCAGCTTCCTTCCCGCTACCAGCGAATGCTGCCTCACATGAAACAGGAAAACTGGCTCATTGACTATGGGAATATTGAGGGTACTCAAAGATCACTTACAGGGATGTCGCACAGGATTAAATATAATCCTGGAATACAACATGCAACCACTGAACTCAGAATGTATTACAAGATTTTTAATGAAGATTTCCATTTATATTTTCCGCTATTAGAAGAGCACATTTCAGGCTGGTATAAAAAAACAAAAAAAACGAAGGATATATAA
- a CDS encoding DUF58 domain-containing protein, with product METAELLKKVRTIEIKTRGLCSDAFSGEYHSAFKGRGMSFSDVREYQPGDEIRSIDWNVTARLNHPYVKVFEEERELSIMLLIDASRSMQFGTVRAMKHELISEISAVLAYSAIKNNDKVGIIFFTETIEKFIPPKKGRSHVLRIIRDLIDFKPSSAGTNIFAALHFLNNIMKKQSVVFLLSDFLNYGYDPMLRIASRKHDLVGIHVYDKRERELPDAGLSFFTDAETGKKVCIDTSDKSVRKEYGISFIENLSRLKTTFLQSGAEMVSISTAENYIRALMNFFVKRIHSN from the coding sequence ATGGAAACTGCTGAGTTATTGAAGAAGGTGAGAACGATTGAGATTAAAACACGCGGCTTGTGCAGCGATGCCTTTTCAGGAGAATATCACAGTGCATTTAAGGGAAGGGGCATGTCATTTTCCGATGTGCGTGAATACCAGCCTGGTGATGAAATCCGTTCCATTGACTGGAATGTTACAGCAAGACTGAATCATCCGTACGTAAAGGTTTTCGAAGAGGAACGCGAACTATCTATAATGCTTCTTATTGATGCCAGTAGGTCCATGCAATTTGGTACTGTAAGGGCAATGAAACATGAGCTTATATCGGAGATCAGTGCGGTGCTTGCGTATTCTGCTATTAAGAATAATGATAAGGTAGGAATAATTTTTTTTACTGAAACCATTGAAAAGTTTATCCCCCCAAAAAAAGGCCGGTCCCATGTTCTGCGTATTATCAGAGACCTTATTGATTTTAAACCCTCCTCAGCGGGAACTAATATTTTCGCTGCCCTGCATTTTTTGAATAACATAATGAAAAAACAAAGTGTTGTTTTTCTGCTGTCGGACTTCCTGAATTATGGCTATGACCCTATGCTTCGCATTGCATCGAGGAAACATGATCTGGTAGGGATTCACGTGTACGATAAGAGGGAGCGTGAACTTCCTGATGCAGGACTTTCGTTTTTTACAGATGCTGAAACAGGAAAGAAGGTTTGCATAGACACATCGGATAAAAGCGTCAGAAAAGAGTATGGAATATCTTTTATTGAGAATCTTTCCCGCTTAAAAACCACCTTTCTTCAAAGCGGCGCAGAAATGGTTAGCATCAGCACTGCTGAAAATTATATAAGGGCGTTAATGAATTTTTTTGTGAAGCGAATTCACAGTAATTAA